From the Candidatus Hydrogenedens sp. genome, the window ATATTAATACCGGTCAATCCCACTGGATACCGCGTATCTTAGAACACAATCAGAAGGATATTCTGTCCTTAGCAGGGCTTATGGCATGGCTTGCTCAACGCGTTCAGATTCCTAAAGGACAGGGATTTGAAGAAATCCTGGACCGTTGTGCCTTCATAAGATTGCAAATGAAATGCGGCCATTATTCGGATGTGATTGAAACAGCGGAGGATTTACTCCAGCAAACCGATTATCCAGCCATACGGGCGGAGTGCTGGAAAATACTTTCGGAAGTTTATCGAAAACTCCAAAAGATAGAAGAACGGGAACAAACCCTTATTCAATGGGCGAGGGAAGAAAAAGAAATCGTATTTCCAAAAATTGAGTTAGCAAAACTTTATGAACATCAACAAAAACAATTGGAGCAGGCTTTGTATTGGACAGAACAAGCTTTAGAAATAGAACCGAAAAATACTCAGATTATCAAAAGAAAAGAACGACTTTTGCGAAAAATAAGTTTTACCCAGAATTTAGAGTATCCCGATTGACCCGGAGGAATCCTTTTTGGGATTTGTTAATAAAGTCCTTTTTGCCAGGGACAATCTATACATTGAGGATGAATGGAACAACCTGTTTTGTACCATTGAATTAATGCCTGTTGTTCAAAAAATCTCAGAGACTTCCGTGAAAATAAAAATTCGGCATGTTTCTTCATTCTTTTTAACAACCAGTGATTGTTTTCACCGGGTAAGTGATAATACATATCCCATATTTTTTCTTCTCTTTGTCCCCAGAGTCCTTCCTGAATACTAAACAAGAAAAAGGGAACCCATATATTACCTAATATAGAATACATCCGTTCTCTTCCCATGAGAGCATGTGGGGTCTGATTTCTTTTCATTTCCCAGTTATTATAATAAGACCAATAGTAATGATAGACATAAAACACATTTTCCCAAAAAATCCAGGAAGGGTTTGTTGAGATATAACGATTTGCCAGAGAATATAAAAATTCGGATAGGGAACCTTCTATTTTTGATAAGAAACTTACCATGAAGGCAATTCGTAACGCAGGGTTGGCGTTAGGATATACCGAAGATATGATGTATGAATTATCTTCTTGAAGATTTTCGATAGGAGAACAATCCTGTCCATATTGCTTTCGAATATCTTCCAAAACTAAAGCGTAGGGATTTCTTCGATTTACCCCTGTTTGAAGATATCCTATCGCGTGTAATAAAACAGATTCTAAAATACGCGGATCTTCTTTTAATTGTTCCTTTGCCTTGGGATAGGGAATATATCGTGCCAATTTCAGATATAAAGGGGCATATTTCGTTCCCATTCCCATACCATAGAAAAGAAATTCATAAATAAGTTCGTCAAGGGATACTTCACGGAAACGGTTCCGCATCTGCTCTATCCGATTAAAAACCCGTTGTTGAGCCAGTACGCGAACGAAAACTTCATAATCAAACTGAATATGTTCGAGGCAGGGAGGGATTTCTAAAGAGGAAGTATGTTTGGAGGGCTGAATATTTTCTGTAAAATAAAATTTTTTATCTTGATAAAATAAAGGCAATATTAAGGTTGGTATAGCATGACCTTTGGAAGTAATGGCTGTGGTAAAATTTTTTTCTTGAGATAAAACAATATGTAAAAGAACGCGGTCATATCGGCTATCTTTATGATGTCCGTGTTGATACCAATCCCCCGCTTCTTGATGAATTTCTACATCACCCCGAAAAGCCAATCCATTGATTTCCAGCAAAGCATCTTTGAAATCCGGTCCCCCATACGCATTAGGGTATCCGGGGGATAAAATACGGACCTGATGTCCC encodes:
- a CDS encoding DUF2851 family protein yields the protein MATGLCEIYVENTRPRISVLREGIHEYEIQQAWLRNITSDREWQTQEGHQVRILSPGYPNAYGGPDFKDALLEINGLAFRGDVEIHQEAGDWYQHGHHKDSRYDRVLLHIVLSQEKNFTTAITSKGHAIPTLILPLFYQDKKFYFTENIQPSKHTSSLEIPPCLEHIQFDYEVFVRVLAQQRVFNRIEQMRNRFREVSLDELIYEFLFYGMGMGTKYAPLYLKLARYIPYPKAKEQLKEDPRILESVLLHAIGYLQTGVNRRNPYALVLEDIRKQYGQDCSPIENLQEDNSYIISSVYPNANPALRIAFMVSFLSKIEGSLSEFLYSLANRYISTNPSWIFWENVFYVYHYYWSYYNNWEMKRNQTPHALMGRERMYSILGNIWVPFFLFSIQEGLWGQREEKIWDMYYHLPGENNHWLLKRMKKHAEFLFSRKSLRFFEQQALIQWYKTGCSIHPQCIDCPWQKGLY